The DNA window aaaatatatagttcaatttatttttattttctatattatttttatcttttttattttatttttttaaaaaaatataaaaatccctaggcagatatatatatatatatatatatatatatatatatatatatatatatatatatatatatatatatattgaagaagatagtttttaaatttatcaaatgaTAATACTTGAGTGTTTGATTTTGTCTAATAATTTAATACCTGTCATAATTAAAATGGTGCGAACCACACAATGGCTTGTCGTATACGACAAGAACTCCTAAGACGGAGTGGTTGGTCGTAGTGGACGCAAATTAACGGTTGTTTAAACCTCTTTTCAGGCTCTAGCCTCATTTTTCTCTGTAATCTCACGCTCTTCTTCATGATTACTTGCAAAGCTTCAAGCTTCAATTTTGAAACCAACCCGTGTCACCAAATCActttaaaaagagagagacctACCGAGTTTACAAGCTAAGTGTACCCATCCTCGTCAAAGCACAGGAGTCTCGtgctcttcttcttcataaATCGAAGGCCGCAAATGGAAGAGCACCTTGACAACCCACTTAGCACAGACAAATTAAGGAGCCGAGAAGCTCCAAAAAGAGTAAAGAGAAGACAGAAAGAAAAagtggaggaggagaaggagaggGGCACAGTATAGGCAGTGGAATTTATTTCTTGGCTGCCGGAAATAAGGCATAAAAGACATGATTCCGGTTGGTTGATATGGTGGATCACGTCATTTATAACTGATGGCcagaataaaacaacaaaatacgATTCTCTTGATTGAATATTTCAGGTTtgtataatatttcttttcccAAATAAAATTAGTCAACGCTGATGTGTATTCAATCAATTCGGAATGGATGATCTAATTGATTAGGACTTATTAGTGACTCCCTTGAAATTAAAGATTGGTCTTTTCTGATTTTAGAATTCCAAATTTAACAAAACCACTAAGGTTTTATGAAGTAGCGTTTCATGTCCGCCCACTTTATCTTAttctttaaaaagaagaaaaaggaaaatcgATTACGACCCCCCAATTAATCATTATCATCGATggttttgaaaaatgttttacTTATTTGATGAAGTATGATACAGATGTGTAATGGAATATAATGATGGGATGGTTAGAATATATTGATGAGGTGTCTCTTTTTTATTGGTTTCACAAGTCAAATGGTGCTCTTTCCGGGATGTTTCTATGACATTTCCTAGTTGGCTTGCCGGAATCTCtgtctcaaatctcaatctttctttccttatttcttctctctctcaactttctcagcaaccaaacgtCGGTTAAGCTCCAGTAGCGGCCACCATGGCTTCGAAATTAAAGAAAGGCATGATAGGGGTGAAGGCATGGCTGGTGATATCAGAATCGGGACAATCGTTTGTAGAGGAAGTAGGGAAGCATTCGATAATGAAGAGGACTGGATTGCCTGCACGTGATTTGAGAGCATTGGACCCGGTGCTGTCATATCCGTCGTCGATTTTGGGAAGAGAAAGGGCTATTGTTGTGAACTTGGAGCATATTAGGGCTATTATTACAGCAACAGAAGTGCTTATGATTAATTCTAATAATCCTTTGATTGTTCAGTTTGTTGAGGATCTTCAACATCGGATTGCTTTTGGTAATGCCAATGCTACGCCTCCACAGCAGGTGTGTCTTTACTTTGTAATAATTTCTGTATTTTGCTCATCtgggggaaaaaaaattgtgcacAGGAGTGGTTTTTATTagctatgatttttatttgttattgatgCATGTCTTATCAGTTTGGTTTAATGATGGGAATTTGAGAATTTAGAGTGGccagtttttattaatattttcataactTGGAATGGAAACGGCCTTCATATTGTAATGCCCGGAGTCCATCAATACAGTCTTGGAAATCCCCTGTTACCTGTGTCCGGAGCTAATAGTTAGCATGCAAAAAATCACTTCGGattcttctaaaaaattattattattcagaGCTACATTCTCTGGAGTTGATACAAGCTATGAATATAAAACTGCCGAGGTTATGTTTCTGATCTGAGTAGTATGTAACACAGGGGgattaaagaaaatgaactcAACATTCTTTTTAACCACAACTGACTGATTCTTTTTGGGGAACACGAAAAGCAACCTTATAAACACAACATTGTTTTCTGTCCAAAGGCAATGGATCATGATGGCACTGGCTTGGGGGATGCAGCTGACACGACATCTCCAACTTATAATTCCGGAGATATGAAGAGTACGGAAATAGCGGGTGAGAGTGCAAATTCAATGATGAATGATCTAGTAGGTGCTGGTCCCAAGGTGCTTCCGTTTGAGTTCAAAGCACTTGAAGCTTGTCTTGAATCTGCTTGCAGGTGCCTTGAATCTGAGGTATGTGGTTTATCTATAGGAACTGCAGCAATAGAGTTTCACCATCTGAACTTGTGACAGGAGTAGGTTAGCAGTTGTTGCCTgcatttttaatgtaaataaatCTAAGGTGAATTTGCACACTCAATTGAAGTAccgtcttttttttctctttccagaCTCAGACATTGGAAGAAGAGGCATATCCTGCTTTGGATGAACTGACTTCTAACATCAGCACACTCAATCTTGAGCGTGTTAGACAGATAAAAAGTCGCCTAGTTGCAATTTCTGGACGCGTGCAGAAGGTAGATAACATGCTGTTGGATAGGTGTAGCcatcaaatacaattttttttacttgcaaTTATGTGACATGTGC is part of the Populus trichocarpa isolate Nisqually-1 chromosome 7, P.trichocarpa_v4.1, whole genome shotgun sequence genome and encodes:
- the LOC7466781 gene encoding magnesium transporter MRS2-F; the protein is MASKLKKGMIGVKAWLVISESGQSFVEEVGKHSIMKRTGLPARDLRALDPVLSYPSSILGRERAIVVNLEHIRAIITATEVLMINSNNPLIVQFVEDLQHRIAFGNANATPPQQAMDHDGTGLGDAADTTSPTYNSGDMKSTEIAGESANSMMNDLVGAGPKVLPFEFKALEACLESACRCLESETQTLEEEAYPALDELTSNISTLNLERVRQIKSRLVAISGRVQKVRDELEHLLDDDNDMAEMYLTEKIYAYAADQTCSIEEVYDGEQEVDDESVDDSKSGDDSEIYTSSKPNVEELEMLLEAYFAQIDGTLQKLSHMRDYVDDTEDFINIMLDDKQNQLLQMGVMLGAANMILNAGIVVVGLFGMNIHIELFDGKPIQFLEAVIGACGGCVALFIVALGWGKKKNILAL